From Chloracidobacterium thermophilum B:
ATGACACAGGCCAGGTGAAGGCTGCCGTCTTCCCGCTCCTCCCACTTTTCGACAGCCACCGCCACGACGAAAGGCAGTTCGTCGGAAAGCTGCCGGAGCAGTTGTTCGCGCAGAAATTCCGCAACGAGGGTACGTTCGGTCTGATCCGTCAGATCGTCTTCGGCAAAGGGCGGCGGCGCGATGGGGAGATGCGTCAGCAGGCAGCGAAGGAAAACATCCGTTCCTTCACCCGTGAGTGCCGAGATGGGAATGTAATCCAGAAAATCGTGTTCGTGGCGATAGAAGTCAATCAGCGTCAGCAGCCTGCTTTTGTCGCCGAGCCGGTCAATCTTGTTGAGCGCCAGCAGCGCCGGGCGTCCCGACTGTTTGACAAGGTTGAGCACAAACCGGTCGCCGTTGCCCGTGGAGACAGAGGCATCGCGCAGAAGCACGACGATGTCCACCGTCGCCAGCGCGTCAAGAACGGCCTGCATCATCCGTTTGTTGAGCCGGTAGCCCGGCTTGTGGACGCCGGGCGTATCCACGAACACGATTTGCCCTTCCGGGCGCGTGACGATGCCCAGGATACGGGTGCGGGTCGTCTGGGGCTTGTCGGAGACCGCCGCGATTTTCTCTCCGACCATGTAGTTGATAAGCGTGGATTTGCCGGCATTGGGGC
This genomic window contains:
- the era gene encoding GTPase Era, whose protein sequence is MEREVSYAPLIPATEPAPESSASPDLRSGFVAFIGRPNAGKSTLINYMVGEKIAAVSDKPQTTRTRILGIVTRPEGQIVFVDTPGVHKPGYRLNKRMMQAVLDALATVDIVVLLRDASVSTGNGDRFVLNLVKQSGRPALLALNKIDRLGDKSRLLTLIDFYRHEHDFLDYIPISALTGEGTDVFLRCLLTHLPIAPPPFAEDDLTDQTERTLVAEFLREQLLRQLSDELPFVVAVAVEKWEEREDGSLHLACVILVERQSQRAIVLGRGGLRLRDMAAAARAEIETMLGRHVFLEIFVKVEPHWRNNERCLDELGIR